One Amorphoplanes digitatis genomic window carries:
- a CDS encoding LacI family DNA-binding transcriptional regulator, producing the protein MAVTIKDVARVAGVSPSTVCRALSTPNLVRDETCDRVRRAAADLGYSPNRAARGLITGRTANIGLIVPDLGNPFFPGVVKGIQARAREADYAVFLADTDEDPAAETQLVRTLAKQVDGLVLCSPRMSEQELRGFAAETPLVMLNRRVGRLPAITFANVDGMRQAVTHLTALGHRRIAYVAGPRTSWSNRERARGLRAAAASAGAALVEVGPVLPQFDGGVAAADPVLAAGVTAVIAYNDVIALGLLSRLHARGIAVPAEISVIGFDDIPMAAMVHPSLTTVGLPMESCGRAGVDLLLGLLQDPARYGTTRRELGTHLMVRGSTGAPPNA; encoded by the coding sequence ATGGCGGTAACGATCAAGGACGTGGCCCGGGTGGCCGGGGTGTCGCCGTCCACGGTCTGCCGCGCGCTCTCGACGCCGAACCTGGTCCGCGACGAGACGTGCGACCGGGTCCGGCGCGCGGCGGCCGACCTCGGCTACTCCCCCAACCGGGCGGCCCGCGGGCTGATCACCGGGCGCACCGCCAACATCGGGCTCATCGTGCCCGACCTCGGCAATCCGTTCTTCCCCGGCGTCGTCAAGGGCATCCAGGCGCGGGCCCGCGAGGCCGACTACGCCGTGTTCCTCGCCGACACCGACGAGGACCCGGCCGCCGAGACCCAGCTGGTCCGCACGCTCGCCAAGCAGGTCGACGGCCTCGTGCTGTGCTCGCCGCGGATGAGCGAGCAGGAGCTGCGCGGCTTCGCGGCGGAGACGCCGCTGGTGATGCTCAACCGCCGGGTCGGCCGGCTGCCGGCGATCACCTTCGCCAACGTGGACGGCATGCGGCAGGCCGTCACCCACCTCACCGCGCTGGGCCACCGGCGGATCGCGTACGTCGCCGGGCCGCGTACCTCGTGGTCCAACCGCGAACGCGCGCGCGGCCTGCGGGCCGCCGCCGCGTCGGCCGGCGCCGCCCTCGTCGAGGTCGGCCCGGTCCTGCCGCAGTTCGACGGCGGGGTGGCCGCCGCCGACCCGGTGCTCGCCGCCGGCGTCACCGCCGTCATCGCCTACAACGACGTCATCGCGCTGGGCCTGCTCAGCCGCCTGCACGCGCGCGGGATCGCCGTGCCCGCCGAGATCAGCGTGATCGGCTTCGACGACATACCCATGGCGGCGATGGTGCACCCGTCGCTCACCACCGTCGGACTGCCCATGGAGAGCTGCGGGCGGGCCGGCGTCGACCTGCTGCTCGGCCTGCTCCAGGACCCGGCCCGGTACGGCACCACCCGCCGCGAGCTGGGCACGCACCTGATGGTCCGCGGCTCGACCGGAGCGCCGCCGAACGCCTGA
- a CDS encoding response regulator transcription factor: MHSDTRGSVALSDPPSPARPTRVLVVDDEPNISALLSATLRLVAFDVRVAESGHGALIAVEDFEPDLVVLDVMLPDLDGFDVARRLRASGRGTPVLFLTARDAVEDRVAGLTAGADDYVAKPFSLEEVVLRIRAILRRSQPELDLPGAAGVLRYADLELDEDAHEVRRAGRLIDLSPTEFNLLKYLMINAGRVVSKAQILDRVWKYDFGGDGRIVESYVYYLRRKIDKTDPPLIHTVRGVGYALRLPRGGEE, translated from the coding sequence GTGCATTCCGATACGCGTGGCTCCGTCGCCCTGTCCGATCCGCCCTCGCCGGCCCGCCCGACCCGGGTCCTGGTGGTCGACGACGAGCCGAACATCTCCGCGCTGCTCTCCGCGACGCTGCGACTCGTCGCGTTCGACGTCCGGGTCGCCGAGTCCGGGCACGGCGCGCTGATCGCGGTCGAGGACTTCGAGCCCGACCTGGTCGTCCTCGACGTGATGCTGCCCGACCTGGACGGCTTCGATGTCGCCCGGCGGCTGCGCGCCTCGGGGCGGGGCACACCCGTGCTGTTCCTGACCGCGCGGGACGCCGTCGAGGACCGGGTCGCCGGGCTCACCGCCGGCGCCGACGACTACGTCGCGAAGCCGTTCAGCCTCGAGGAGGTGGTGCTGCGGATCCGGGCGATCCTGCGGCGCAGCCAGCCGGAGCTGGACCTGCCGGGCGCCGCCGGGGTGCTGCGCTACGCGGACCTGGAGCTCGACGAGGACGCGCACGAGGTGCGCCGCGCCGGCCGCCTGATCGACCTCTCGCCGACCGAGTTCAACCTGCTCAAGTACCTGATGATCAACGCGGGCCGGGTGGTCAGCAAGGCGCAGATCCTGGACCGGGTGTGGAAGTACGACTTCGGCGGCGACGGCCGCATCGTCGAGTCGTACGTCTACTACCTGCGCCGCAAGATCGACAAGACGGATCCGCCGCTGATACACACCGTGCGCGGCGTCGGCTACGCCCTGCGCCTGCCGCGCGGCGGCGAGGAGTGA
- a CDS encoding efflux RND transporter periplasmic adaptor subunit, with translation MGNGLTAWRGRHRRWAWLAAAVVAVLLLAAGTVRALTAGAADEPAAAATVAVDRGAVTTEVATTGTVEPAQTRGLSFAVAGTVESVKVRAGTMVTPGQVLAGIDDTDAAKTVDSARDALDEAQDALAKAEDADASPASSADCGVAAAAYATPPSASASPSASPSSPAPTATAAPTRTTAPARGGAPTTSPTRGGTPAATCGDGGGAGPGGGGQGSGDAVLNARQRVNQAEVAVQKAEEQLEGATITAPIAGRILSVAAKVGSQVGAGSTVVTLADVFDMQISADFPEADADRLAVRQQAVVTLADRAGETFGATVVQVDPVGTDDGTMVRFGALLSFDDAPRELLVGQSAAVRVTTGSATDVLRVPSTAVHDVAGDTGTVLRGGAPVTVGVGLRGDQYTEITSGLTEGEAVARSW, from the coding sequence ATGGGTAACGGCCTGACCGCCTGGCGCGGGAGACACCGGCGGTGGGCATGGCTTGCGGCCGCGGTCGTCGCGGTCCTGCTGCTCGCCGCGGGCACCGTGCGCGCGCTGACCGCCGGCGCCGCCGACGAGCCGGCCGCGGCCGCCACCGTCGCGGTGGACCGCGGCGCGGTGACCACCGAGGTGGCGACCACCGGCACGGTGGAGCCGGCGCAGACGCGCGGCCTCTCGTTCGCGGTGGCGGGCACCGTGGAGAGCGTCAAGGTCCGCGCGGGCACGATGGTGACCCCCGGCCAGGTGCTCGCGGGCATCGACGACACCGACGCCGCCAAGACCGTCGACTCCGCCCGCGACGCCCTCGACGAGGCGCAGGACGCGCTCGCGAAGGCGGAGGACGCCGACGCGTCCCCGGCCTCGTCCGCCGACTGCGGTGTGGCGGCCGCCGCGTACGCCACGCCGCCCTCCGCCTCCGCGTCCCCCTCGGCGAGCCCCAGCAGCCCGGCGCCGACCGCGACCGCCGCGCCCACCCGGACGACGGCGCCCGCCCGCGGCGGCGCGCCGACGACCTCGCCCACCCGGGGCGGCACCCCCGCCGCGACCTGCGGCGACGGCGGTGGCGCCGGACCGGGCGGCGGCGGGCAGGGCTCCGGCGACGCGGTGCTCAACGCCCGGCAGCGGGTCAACCAGGCCGAGGTGGCCGTGCAGAAGGCCGAGGAGCAGCTCGAGGGCGCCACCATCACCGCGCCGATCGCGGGCCGGATCCTGTCGGTCGCCGCCAAGGTCGGCAGCCAGGTGGGCGCCGGCAGCACCGTGGTCACCCTGGCCGACGTCTTCGACATGCAGATCAGCGCCGACTTCCCGGAGGCCGACGCGGACCGGCTCGCCGTGCGGCAGCAGGCCGTCGTCACGCTGGCCGACCGGGCCGGTGAGACCTTCGGCGCCACCGTCGTGCAGGTCGACCCGGTCGGCACCGACGACGGCACCATGGTCCGCTTCGGCGCGCTGCTGTCGTTCGACGACGCGCCGCGGGAACTGCTGGTCGGGCAGAGCGCGGCGGTCCGGGTGACCACCGGCTCGGCCACCGACGTGCTGCGGGTGCCCAGCACGGCGGTGCACGACGTGGCGGGCGACACCGGGACCGTGCTGCGCGGCGGCGCGCCGGTGACCGTCGGCGTCGGGCTGCGCGGCGACCAGTACACGGAGATCACTTCCGGACTGACCGAGGGCGAGGCCGTGGCCCGGTCGTGGTGA
- a CDS encoding ABC transporter ATP-binding protein produces MSRPVLDVRDLTKVYGTGEATVHALRGVSLTVARGDYVAIMGSSGSGKSTLMNILGALDAPSAGTYLLDGVDVSRLADRQLALARNRLIGFIFQAFNLIPRTSALANVELPLAYAGVKPRQRRERAMAALEIVGLADRARHEPNQLSGGQQQRVAVARALVTDPALVLADEPTGNLDTRSTADVLEVFDQLSAAGRTIVLITHEPEVGDRTKRLVRLVDGRIVTDVRQSPLDRVPVGARSGRYSTT; encoded by the coding sequence GTGAGCCGGCCGGTCCTGGACGTCCGCGACCTCACCAAGGTATACGGCACGGGCGAGGCGACGGTGCACGCGCTGCGCGGCGTCTCGCTGACCGTTGCCCGCGGCGACTATGTGGCGATCATGGGCTCCTCGGGCTCCGGCAAGTCGACGCTGATGAACATCCTGGGCGCGCTCGACGCGCCCAGCGCGGGGACGTACCTGCTGGACGGCGTCGACGTGAGCCGGCTGGCGGACCGGCAGCTCGCGCTGGCCCGCAACCGCCTCATCGGCTTCATCTTCCAGGCGTTCAACCTCATCCCGCGTACCAGCGCGCTGGCCAACGTCGAGCTGCCGCTCGCGTACGCCGGTGTCAAGCCGCGGCAGCGCCGGGAGCGGGCGATGGCCGCGCTGGAGATCGTCGGGCTGGCCGACCGGGCCCGGCACGAGCCCAACCAGCTCTCCGGCGGCCAGCAGCAGCGCGTCGCCGTGGCCCGGGCGCTGGTCACCGACCCGGCGCTGGTGCTCGCCGACGAGCCGACCGGCAACCTGGACACCCGCTCGACCGCCGACGTGCTGGAGGTCTTCGACCAGCTCAGCGCCGCCGGCCGCACGATCGTGCTGATCACCCACGAGCCCGAGGTCGGCGACCGCACCAAGCGGCTGGTCCGGCTGGTCGACGGCCGGATCGTCACCGACGTACGCCAGTCACCGCTCGATCGCGTCCCGGTCGGCGCGCGTTCCGGGAGGTACAGCACCACATGA
- a CDS encoding ABC transporter ATP-binding protein, whose amino-acid sequence MIGQFNTLRLDGVSRSFGGHEALAGLDLTIKRGEFIALLGPSGCGKSTALNCLAGLLPLTRGSIWQDEARLDVLPPERRGFGMVFQNYALFPHLPVRRNVAFGLQMRRVPRAEIRRRVDEALRLVHLEDQAGKLPGQLSGGQQQRVAIARAVVLEPSLVLMDEPLSNLDAKLRLEMRTEIRRLHQSLGLTTVYVTHDQEEALSLADRLVVLRAGRVQQIGTPEQLHTEPANWHVADFMGYRNLLPLRAGPRRGAGIVVELEGRELVGTPVDDPAPGSEVMAGIRPEDLRIGPADGAGVPAVVEVVEYQGREVAVEARTEGGVPLNLRAADRPAVGDRITVTVEPARLLVFPAGGGR is encoded by the coding sequence GTGATCGGACAGTTCAACACCCTGCGGCTGGACGGGGTCAGCCGCAGCTTCGGCGGCCACGAGGCGCTCGCCGGGCTGGACCTGACGATCAAGCGGGGCGAGTTCATCGCCCTGCTCGGCCCGTCCGGCTGCGGCAAGTCGACGGCGTTGAACTGCCTGGCCGGGCTGCTGCCGCTGACCCGCGGCAGCATCTGGCAGGACGAGGCGCGGCTCGACGTGCTGCCGCCGGAGCGGCGCGGCTTCGGCATGGTGTTCCAGAACTACGCGCTCTTCCCGCACCTGCCGGTCCGCCGCAACGTCGCGTTCGGCCTCCAGATGCGCCGGGTACCCCGCGCGGAGATCCGCCGCCGGGTCGACGAGGCGCTGCGCCTGGTGCACCTGGAGGACCAGGCCGGCAAGCTGCCCGGCCAGCTCTCCGGCGGGCAGCAGCAGCGGGTGGCCATCGCCCGGGCGGTGGTGCTCGAGCCGTCGCTGGTGCTCATGGACGAGCCGCTGTCCAACCTCGACGCGAAGCTGCGGCTGGAGATGCGCACCGAGATCCGCCGCCTGCACCAGTCGCTCGGGCTGACCACCGTCTACGTCACGCACGACCAGGAGGAGGCGCTGTCGCTCGCCGACCGCCTGGTGGTGCTGCGCGCGGGGCGCGTGCAGCAGATCGGCACCCCCGAGCAGCTGCACACCGAGCCGGCCAACTGGCACGTCGCCGACTTCATGGGCTACCGCAACCTGCTGCCGCTGCGCGCCGGGCCGCGCCGCGGCGCCGGCATCGTCGTGGAGCTCGAGGGCCGCGAACTCGTCGGCACCCCGGTGGACGATCCCGCGCCGGGCAGCGAGGTGATGGCCGGGATCCGCCCGGAGGACCTGCGGATCGGCCCGGCCGACGGCGCGGGGGTGCCGGCCGTGGTCGAGGTGGTCGAGTATCAGGGCCGCGAGGTTGCCGTCGAGGCGCGCACCGAGGGCGGCGTCCCGCTCAACCTGCGCGCGGCCGACCGGCCGGCGGTCGGCGACCGGATCACCGTCACCGTCGAACCGGCGCGGCTGCTGGTGTTCCCCGCCGGCGGTGGGCGATGA
- a CDS encoding extracellular solute-binding protein, protein MPTPARRRVTAVATAALLLLAACSAPDSGGSALDTDGEVPAKPGKAVTLNILDVAGNLQLTQPMIDDFVSKNSGVISKVTYSKSPAPELVGKVKAQQNAGRVDIDLVLTGVDGLSAGIEQGLWNPLLTKYGDRLPGVRDYLPGAAAMQRLAGDSGVTVTYYPSGPLIEFLPAKVPNPPRSAAELLAYAKANPGAVQYARPSNSGPGRTFLMGLPYLLGDSDPKDPVNGWAKTWAYLAELNKYVTLYPSSTGETMKNLANGSAKIIASTTGWDINPRVLGTVPKEAAIGTLEGFHWVTDAHYAVVPKGVSTDKQAAVLLLLAHMLTKEQQAKAYDKGYFYPGPAIKDVDLSMAPAESQAAINEFGRPEYTALIAGNPLEVPLGSKDLVAAFDRWDREIGGAKVSK, encoded by the coding sequence ATGCCGACACCCGCCCGCCGCCGCGTCACCGCCGTCGCGACCGCCGCCCTGCTGCTGCTCGCCGCGTGCAGCGCACCCGACTCGGGCGGATCCGCCCTGGACACCGACGGCGAGGTTCCCGCCAAGCCCGGCAAGGCGGTGACCCTGAACATCCTCGACGTCGCCGGCAACCTCCAGCTCACCCAGCCCATGATCGACGACTTCGTGAGCAAGAACTCCGGCGTGATCAGCAAGGTCACGTACTCGAAGTCGCCGGCGCCGGAGCTGGTCGGCAAGGTCAAGGCGCAGCAGAACGCCGGCCGGGTCGACATCGACCTCGTGCTGACCGGCGTCGACGGGCTCTCCGCCGGCATCGAACAGGGCCTGTGGAACCCGCTGCTGACCAAATACGGCGACCGGCTGCCCGGCGTACGGGATTATCTGCCCGGGGCCGCGGCCATGCAGCGGCTGGCCGGGGACTCCGGGGTGACCGTCACCTACTATCCGTCCGGCCCGCTCATCGAGTTCCTGCCGGCCAAGGTGCCGAACCCGCCGCGGAGCGCGGCCGAGCTGCTCGCCTACGCCAAGGCCAACCCCGGCGCCGTGCAGTACGCGCGGCCGTCGAACTCCGGGCCGGGCCGCACGTTCCTGATGGGCCTGCCCTACCTGCTCGGCGACTCCGACCCCAAGGACCCGGTCAACGGCTGGGCCAAGACCTGGGCCTACCTGGCCGAGCTGAACAAGTACGTCACGCTCTACCCGTCCAGCACCGGCGAGACGATGAAGAACCTGGCCAACGGCTCGGCGAAGATCATCGCCTCGACGACCGGCTGGGACATCAACCCGCGGGTGCTCGGCACCGTGCCGAAGGAGGCGGCGATCGGCACCCTGGAGGGCTTCCACTGGGTGACCGACGCGCACTACGCCGTCGTGCCCAAGGGTGTCTCGACCGACAAGCAGGCGGCGGTCCTGCTGCTGCTCGCGCACATGCTCACCAAGGAGCAGCAGGCCAAGGCGTACGACAAGGGCTACTTCTACCCGGGCCCGGCGATCAAGGACGTCGACCTGTCGATGGCGCCGGCGGAGAGCCAGGCGGCCATCAACGAGTTCGGCCGGCCCGAGTACACCGCGCTGATCGCCGGTAATCCGCTCGAGGTGCCGCTCGGCTCGAAGGACCTCGTCGCCGCGTTCGACAGGTGGGACCGCGAGATCGGCGGCGCGAAGGTGTCCAAGTGA
- a CDS encoding efflux RND transporter periplasmic adaptor subunit: MPVPHLGSLRRPSAAVNAALGLLLVAGAYWAYEIVSGPDAGAAASAATRTVEARQGTVTASVTADGSVASAATAAASFVTGGTVTSIPVRVGDKVKKGQVLAKVDPADAKRTLAAAEADLDAARDAVTRAEDAGTDTSSAENEVTQAGLAVDEAEAAVAGTVLKAPMAGTVVAVNGTLGSSSSGSSSSGSSSGSGPSTGDASSSSSSASGGFVDLADLSRLQVTAAFAEADATRLKEGQAATVTWNALSGTAQTGKVVAVDPQATTANNVVTYGVTLSLDKVPTGAKPGQTVSVAVVTGEVADAVYVNAAAVTTVGNRHTVTVLAGGVQEVRAVEIGLEGDQATQITSGLTAGEQVVVTTASSTSGSGTGGFPGGGLPGGGLTGGGPPGGGFNGSGGTGRGTR; the protein is encoded by the coding sequence ATGCCTGTGCCCCACCTGGGTTCCCTGCGCCGCCCGTCGGCGGCGGTCAACGCCGCGCTCGGACTGCTGCTCGTCGCCGGCGCCTACTGGGCGTACGAGATCGTGTCCGGTCCGGACGCCGGCGCCGCGGCCTCGGCCGCGACGCGCACGGTCGAGGCCCGGCAGGGCACCGTCACCGCGTCGGTCACCGCCGACGGCTCGGTGGCCAGCGCCGCGACGGCCGCCGCGAGCTTCGTCACCGGCGGGACCGTCACCTCGATCCCGGTCCGGGTCGGCGACAAGGTCAAGAAGGGCCAGGTGCTGGCCAAGGTCGACCCGGCGGACGCGAAGCGGACGCTCGCGGCCGCCGAGGCCGACCTGGACGCGGCCCGGGACGCGGTCACCCGCGCCGAGGACGCCGGCACCGACACCTCGTCCGCCGAGAACGAGGTCACCCAGGCCGGGCTCGCCGTCGACGAGGCGGAGGCTGCGGTCGCCGGCACTGTCCTCAAGGCGCCGATGGCCGGAACGGTCGTGGCCGTCAACGGCACCCTCGGCAGCTCCTCGTCCGGCAGCTCCTCGTCCGGCTCCTCGTCCGGCTCCGGGCCGTCCACGGGAGACGCGTCGTCCTCGTCGTCCTCCGCGTCCGGCGGCTTCGTCGACCTCGCCGACCTGAGCCGGCTCCAGGTCACCGCCGCGTTCGCCGAGGCCGACGCGACCCGGCTCAAGGAGGGCCAGGCCGCCACCGTCACCTGGAACGCGCTCAGCGGCACCGCACAGACCGGCAAGGTCGTCGCCGTCGACCCGCAGGCCACCACCGCGAACAACGTGGTGACCTACGGCGTGACGCTGAGCCTGGACAAGGTGCCCACCGGCGCCAAGCCGGGCCAGACGGTCTCGGTCGCCGTCGTCACCGGCGAGGTCGCCGACGCCGTCTACGTCAACGCGGCCGCGGTGACCACCGTCGGCAACCGGCACACCGTCACCGTGCTGGCCGGCGGCGTCCAGGAGGTACGCGCCGTCGAGATCGGGCTGGAGGGCGACCAGGCCACCCAGATCACCTCCGGGCTGACCGCCGGGGAGCAGGTGGTGGTCACCACGGCGAGCAGCACCAGCGGCAGCGGCACCGGCGGCTTCCCCGGCGGCGGCCTGCCGGGCGGCGGCCTGACCGGTGGCGGCCCGCCCGGCGGCGGCTTCAACGGCAGCGGTGGCACGGGCCGGGGCACGCGGTGA
- a CDS encoding ABC transporter permease, with protein sequence MTAVVDTARPALRHRLAERGVDRQLLLLIPAALFVVTLFIYPFLYGLGLSFQPVKGGPLGAYREFFTDAYLRDTIATTLGLALPAALLNVLASVPIAYRMRGRFRGRRLLTTVLVVPITLGTVLTAQGLLNFLGPTGWFNRTLLSAGLVDAPVRLTNNYWGVFFSLIITGFPFAFLLVLSYLSGIDPSLERAAATLGAGPWQRFRRITLPLLAPGLATTFCLTFVLAFSVFPSAVLVGDPSGTTRVMSIAAYDAAYVRYDYPLASAVAVLMGLVELLVIAAVLGWRALLYTGSTAGGKG encoded by the coding sequence ATGACGGCCGTCGTCGACACGGCCCGGCCAGCGCTGCGGCACCGCCTGGCCGAGCGCGGCGTCGACCGGCAGCTGCTCCTGCTGATCCCGGCGGCGCTGTTCGTGGTCACCCTCTTCATCTACCCCTTCCTGTACGGCCTCGGCCTGTCGTTCCAGCCGGTGAAGGGCGGGCCGCTCGGCGCGTACCGGGAGTTCTTCACCGACGCGTACCTTCGGGACACCATCGCCACGACGCTGGGGCTGGCGTTGCCGGCGGCGCTGCTCAACGTGCTCGCGTCGGTGCCGATCGCGTACCGGATGCGGGGCCGGTTCCGGGGCCGGCGGCTGCTGACCACCGTGCTGGTCGTGCCGATCACCCTCGGCACCGTGCTGACCGCGCAGGGCCTGCTGAACTTCCTCGGCCCGACCGGCTGGTTCAACCGGACCCTGCTCAGCGCCGGCCTCGTCGACGCGCCGGTGCGCCTGACCAACAACTACTGGGGCGTCTTCTTCTCGCTGATCATCACCGGCTTCCCGTTCGCGTTCCTGCTGGTGCTGTCGTACCTGTCGGGCATCGACCCCAGCCTGGAGCGTGCCGCGGCGACCCTCGGCGCCGGGCCGTGGCAGCGCTTCCGGCGGATCACGCTGCCGCTGCTGGCGCCCGGCCTGGCCACCACGTTCTGCCTGACGTTCGTGCTGGCGTTCAGCGTGTTCCCGTCGGCGGTGCTGGTCGGCGACCCGTCCGGCACCACCCGGGTGATGTCGATCGCCGCGTACGACGCCGCGTACGTCCGCTACGACTACCCCCTCGCCTCCGCGGTCGCGGTGCTCATGGGACTGGTGGAGCTGCTGGTCATCGCGGCGGTGCTCGGGTGGCGCGCGCTGCTCTACACCGGGTCGACGGCGGGAGGCAAGGGCTGA
- a CDS encoding sensor histidine kinase produces the protein MRSRLRWRPRRWGHWTLRSRLVLVVGALAAIALIAANVAGLLLIRSYLGDRIDEQLTAMSRPFANAAQRTEQAPPGGFPPRNRQFRVGADQVAYVYTADGTLEPTRSSAADATRPPVAPLAEVLKHAERGRPYTVAAADGSADWRLLAVAVPDTGTGTGGAVVIGTSLDEVDKTGDRLLLIDVGVTVLMLALLGAGSAFVVRLGLRPLTEMERLAAAISAGSLSGRVADTDPHTEPGRLGGALNLMLDRIEAEVSARTASERRLRQFVADASHELRTPLTSIRGFAELYRRGGAPPGPQLDETMSRIEGEAGRMGVLVEDLLLLARLDLKRPPALRPVDLLEIAADTIRDAHARVPDRPVRLAALDDHTDTFVPPTVLGDEHGLRQVATNLVSNALQHTTGGARVTVRVGRVAGHLPRAGAVRSGTVTTGVPLAVLEVSDDGPGVPAVHAPRVFERLYRADSSRTRGRGGGSGLGLSIVAAIVHGHGGWVELDPCDGRGATFRVLLPDACDDAR, from the coding sequence GTGAGATCGCGGCTCCGCTGGCGTCCGCGGCGGTGGGGCCACTGGACGCTGCGCTCGCGGCTGGTCCTCGTCGTCGGTGCGCTCGCCGCGATCGCGCTGATCGCCGCGAACGTCGCGGGCCTGCTGCTGATCCGCAGCTACCTGGGTGACCGCATCGACGAGCAGCTCACGGCCATGTCGCGCCCGTTCGCCAACGCCGCGCAGCGCACCGAGCAGGCGCCGCCCGGCGGCTTCCCGCCCCGGAACCGGCAGTTCCGGGTCGGCGCCGACCAGGTCGCCTACGTGTACACCGCGGACGGCACGCTGGAACCGACCCGCAGCTCGGCGGCCGACGCGACCCGGCCCCCGGTGGCGCCGCTGGCCGAGGTGCTGAAGCACGCCGAGCGGGGGCGCCCGTACACGGTCGCGGCGGCCGACGGCAGCGCCGACTGGCGGCTGCTCGCGGTGGCCGTGCCGGACACCGGCACCGGCACCGGCGGGGCGGTGGTCATCGGCACCTCGCTCGACGAGGTGGACAAGACCGGCGACCGGCTGCTGCTCATCGACGTCGGCGTGACCGTGCTGATGCTCGCGCTGCTCGGCGCCGGCTCGGCGTTCGTGGTGCGGCTGGGTCTGCGCCCGCTGACCGAGATGGAGCGGCTCGCCGCGGCGATCTCGGCGGGCAGCCTCTCCGGCCGGGTCGCCGACACCGACCCGCACACCGAGCCCGGCCGCCTCGGCGGCGCGCTCAACCTGATGCTGGACCGGATCGAGGCCGAGGTCTCCGCCCGGACCGCCTCCGAGCGGCGGCTGCGGCAGTTCGTCGCGGACGCCTCGCACGAGCTGCGCACCCCGCTCACCTCCATCCGCGGCTTCGCCGAGCTGTACCGCCGCGGCGGCGCACCGCCCGGGCCGCAGCTCGACGAGACGATGAGCCGGATCGAGGGCGAGGCCGGCCGGATGGGCGTGCTCGTCGAGGACCTGCTGCTGCTCGCCCGGCTCGACCTGAAACGGCCGCCCGCGCTGCGGCCCGTCGACCTGCTCGAGATAGCCGCCGACACCATCCGGGACGCGCACGCCCGGGTGCCGGACCGGCCCGTACGCCTGGCCGCGCTCGACGACCACACCGACACCTTCGTGCCGCCGACCGTGCTCGGCGACGAGCACGGGCTGCGCCAGGTCGCCACCAACCTGGTCTCGAACGCGCTCCAGCACACCACCGGCGGCGCCCGGGTCACCGTACGGGTGGGCCGGGTGGCCGGGCACCTGCCGCGGGCCGGCGCGGTGCGCTCCGGGACGGTGACCACGGGGGTGCCGCTGGCCGTCCTCGAGGTCAGCGACGACGGACCGGGCGTGCCCGCGGTGCACGCGCCACGGGTCTTCGAACGGCTGTACCGGGCCGACTCCAGCCGGACCCGCGGGCGCGGCGGCGGCTCCGGCCTCGGGCTGTCCATCGTCGCGGCGATCGTGCACGGCCACGGCGGCTGGGTCGAGCTGGACCCCTGCGACGGCCGCGGCGCCACCTTCCGGGTGCTGCTGCCCGACGCCTGCGACGACGCCCGCTGA
- a CDS encoding ABC transporter permease, translated as MAARRRIVATPAAWLVWGAVIAFFIVLAGVISSVVVSSFGTRWFDTWLPAGWTTRWYGQSWEEFTLLPVLIVTLEVSALVVGLSLLIGVPAAYVLARRAFPGRQLLYLLFLLPILMPPITYGIPLATVLYKYGFAGNLSGVVLANLVPSVPFVILTMTPFIEQIDPAVERAARMCGASTRQVFVRILAPLLVPGILAASILVLVRTVGMFELTFLTAGPDSQTLVVALYYSMSAAGIRAQQSIDAMAVIYTSMMLILLVLALRFVNPTQLVARVREDGD; from the coding sequence ATGGCCGCACGGCGCAGGATCGTGGCCACCCCGGCGGCCTGGCTGGTCTGGGGCGCGGTGATCGCGTTCTTCATCGTGCTGGCCGGGGTGATCAGCTCGGTGGTGGTGAGCTCGTTCGGCACCCGGTGGTTCGACACCTGGCTGCCGGCCGGCTGGACCACCCGGTGGTACGGCCAGTCCTGGGAGGAGTTCACCCTGCTGCCGGTGCTGATCGTGACGCTCGAGGTGTCGGCGCTGGTGGTCGGCCTCTCCCTGCTGATCGGCGTGCCGGCCGCGTACGTGCTGGCCCGGCGGGCTTTCCCCGGCCGCCAGCTGCTCTACCTGCTGTTCCTGCTGCCCATCCTGATGCCGCCGATCACCTACGGCATCCCGCTGGCCACGGTGCTCTACAAGTACGGCTTCGCCGGCAACCTCTCCGGGGTGGTGCTGGCGAACCTGGTGCCGTCGGTGCCGTTCGTGATCCTGACCATGACGCCGTTCATCGAGCAGATCGACCCGGCGGTCGAGCGGGCGGCGCGGATGTGCGGCGCGAGCACCCGGCAGGTGTTCGTCCGGATCCTGGCGCCGCTGCTGGTGCCCGGCATCCTGGCCGCCTCGATCCTGGTGCTGGTCCGCACCGTCGGCATGTTCGAGCTGACCTTCCTCACCGCGGGCCCGGACTCGCAGACGCTCGTCGTCGCCCTCTACTACTCGATGTCCGCCGCCGGCATCCGCGCCCAGCAGTCCATCGACGCGATGGCCGTGATCTACACCTCGATGATGCTGATCCTGCTCGTGCTGGCGCTGCGCTTCGTCAACCCGACCCAGCTCGTCGCCCGGGTACGCGAGGACGGGGACTGA